One genomic region from Candidatus Defluviilinea gracilis encodes:
- a CDS encoding HYR domain-containing protein, with the protein MPHINRRLIWSIFIILTVISNLLNVHVVLADDPTPTPPPTEEPTQPPVEATELPVEPTATELPEATPTAEPTAEPTSEEVPATEEAPVFELVANLPQDTDVVILDENGNPLSLASAEAATVLVEADPIWCPASQAVPTPGANGCTTNQTITSLLTLMRDNMGGSFSQDGIIYLERPGGPGFTTPLILSDNASSLGSSFTSISTFNMTIQGGWNGNNPGAITGDTNFGTSGPNRGFVQIGSSGNPWTGNVTLRDITVNDNTSTTNPSVAVYTTTGSVTMNDVDVNNADNSASVHVATNSGNVTLGGVDIADGEDNHGINVTTNSGTININNSSVDNQDDGNAINVTSNSGSVTLSGVDVDDSGGGNAVNITTTSGPVTLSDTDVSNQQDGFTGNILSSSGNISVTGGSAFDGDNTGGDTNQGFTATTSTGTISISNTSFNEAYGATAGTNYNGATLSAPIVTLNSVTALNNDLNGIAISNVNQVTLNNVTAWGNGTDVPGGSGGGAYTNDLGSGVRINGNPGSFVSVLDGVYFGNQRYGIEVFGTSVFIGSAIDLCQSVLASGGCMNTTPVTDTSAPVITFVSRTPANGAGWNNTDVTVTWSCVDAQSGVVAATVNQTVTTEGTNQSATGTCANRAGLTASNTQNGINIDKTAPTITFSSRLPAANGNGWNTSDVTVTWSCTNSLSPILSGTVTQTLSAEGAGQSATGTCQDAAGNSASDTQSGINIDKTAPTGVTLTPSGTLGNNGWHISDVTITTTGTESVSGPLACTGVQSLTTDTAGVTFNGSCTNLAGLTSNATPLTLKRDATNPIITFLNRTPANGNGWNNGDVTLNWSCADAMSGPVNATITQTVTTEGANQSSTANCVDNAGNTVSDTQSGINIDKSAPGIVASRTPAANGNGWNNTDVTVTFTGSDSGSGLASCTAPVTLSAEGAGQSATGTCADLAGNSSSTTVNNINIDKTAPTATATASPAPNGNGWNNTDVTVSFSGTDGLSGIDTCASNILLNTEGAGQSATGTCADLAGNVSAPATASGINIDKTNPVLSLPANIIVEATGVSGAVVNYSASASDNLDPAPTFGCSQSSGSTFPLGITTVSCTSTDQAGNSSVGSFTITVQDTTAPTLPLPADMTVEATSAAGAVVNFSATANDIVDGALAVTCAPPSGSAFAIATTSVACSASDSSGNAVNGSFNVTVQDTTPPVISPMANIVVDTSSKQLAPIFYSTPTTTDAVDGPGVATCVPPSGSLFPHGTTIVTCTAIDSHGNTSSITFAVLVEYIPKPATPNNGSFGGAILVTGGAPFDLDCATKATFFGITLKFYNLCDYQAVINTIDASALPAALPNGFTLVKGLDIAILNEGKLIKPLPQNTGIQMGFPLPTSDASKYTVLHWNNGQWEEITQPLSDGAIDNALATDAPLELYSLTSSSNSAAQVLTTELTGVFVLVEK; encoded by the coding sequence ATGCCCCACATTAATCGTCGTTTGATTTGGTCTATTTTTATTATTCTGACTGTCATCTCCAATTTACTAAATGTCCATGTTGTCCTGGCTGATGACCCCACCCCAACACCCCCACCCACAGAGGAGCCAACCCAGCCGCCGGTTGAAGCGACTGAACTGCCTGTCGAACCGACGGCGACCGAACTCCCAGAGGCAACGCCGACCGCCGAGCCAACGGCCGAACCCACGAGCGAGGAAGTTCCCGCAACAGAGGAAGCGCCGGTATTCGAACTGGTGGCAAACCTCCCCCAAGATACAGATGTTGTGATCCTCGATGAGAATGGCAATCCGCTCTCGTTGGCAAGCGCAGAAGCCGCCACCGTTCTTGTGGAAGCAGATCCGATCTGGTGCCCAGCCTCGCAAGCGGTTCCCACCCCCGGGGCAAACGGGTGCACCACAAACCAGACCATCACCAGCCTGCTCACCCTCATGCGCGATAACATGGGCGGATCGTTCTCGCAGGACGGGATCATTTACCTGGAACGGCCGGGCGGACCAGGGTTTACCACCCCATTAATTCTGAGCGATAACGCCTCCAGCCTCGGTTCATCATTCACCTCCATCAGCACCTTCAATATGACGATCCAAGGCGGGTGGAATGGAAACAACCCCGGCGCGATCACCGGCGACACAAACTTCGGCACAAGCGGACCCAACCGAGGATTCGTCCAAATCGGCTCGTCGGGCAATCCATGGACCGGCAACGTCACCCTGCGGGATATAACCGTAAACGACAATACCAGCACCACGAACCCCAGTGTGGCGGTGTACACGACCACCGGTTCCGTCACCATGAATGACGTGGACGTAAACAACGCAGACAACTCTGCAAGCGTTCATGTAGCGACCAACTCCGGAAACGTTACCTTAGGCGGCGTGGATATCGCCGACGGCGAAGACAATCACGGCATCAACGTCACCACGAACAGCGGCACAATAAACATTAACAATTCGAGCGTGGATAATCAAGATGACGGTAACGCGATCAATGTCACATCCAACAGCGGATCTGTAACCTTATCCGGTGTAGATGTGGACGATAGCGGAGGTGGAAACGCGGTTAACATTACAACCACAAGCGGTCCTGTCACGCTTTCAGATACCGACGTTTCAAACCAGCAGGACGGTTTCACCGGAAACATCCTTTCGTCCAGTGGAAACATCTCAGTAACAGGCGGAAGCGCATTCGATGGCGACAACACGGGCGGCGATACCAACCAGGGCTTCACAGCCACCACGTCCACCGGAACGATCTCGATCTCGAACACATCCTTCAACGAAGCCTATGGCGCCACCGCCGGCACGAATTACAACGGCGCGACGCTTAGCGCGCCCATTGTCACATTGAATAGCGTCACCGCGCTCAATAACGATCTGAACGGCATTGCCATCTCCAACGTCAACCAAGTCACATTGAATAATGTCACCGCCTGGGGAAATGGCACAGACGTGCCGGGCGGCTCAGGCGGAGGCGCGTATACGAACGACCTGGGGTCGGGCGTGCGCATCAACGGCAATCCCGGATCATTTGTTTCCGTCCTCGATGGCGTGTATTTTGGCAACCAACGCTACGGCATTGAGGTATTCGGAACGTCGGTCTTTATCGGTTCGGCGATAGACCTGTGCCAGTCAGTCCTTGCAAGCGGCGGATGTATGAATACCACACCCGTCACAGATACGTCCGCGCCGGTCATTACGTTTGTCAGCCGAACCCCGGCAAACGGCGCTGGCTGGAACAACACAGACGTGACCGTCACATGGTCGTGCGTTGACGCGCAATCCGGGGTGGTAGCGGCAACGGTTAATCAAACCGTCACAACGGAGGGGACGAATCAATCTGCCACTGGAACCTGCGCCAACCGCGCCGGGTTAACCGCTTCCAACACCCAGAACGGCATCAATATCGACAAAACAGCCCCAACGATCACGTTTTCGAGCCGTCTCCCCGCCGCCAATGGTAACGGCTGGAACACCTCAGATGTGACAGTCACCTGGTCTTGCACAAACTCCCTTTCACCAATCCTCTCCGGCACGGTCACGCAAACGCTGTCAGCCGAAGGCGCCGGGCAATCTGCCACTGGCACGTGCCAGGACGCGGCTGGCAACTCAGCGTCAGACACGCAATCGGGTATCAATATCGACAAAACCGCGCCGACCGGAGTTACACTTACTCCATCGGGAACGCTGGGGAACAACGGCTGGCATATCAGCGATGTGACGATCACAACCACCGGGACTGAATCGGTCAGCGGTCCTCTCGCCTGCACAGGCGTTCAATCTCTGACGACAGACACCGCCGGAGTCACCTTCAACGGTTCCTGCACCAACCTCGCGGGGCTTACATCGAATGCAACGCCTCTCACCTTGAAGCGTGATGCCACCAACCCGATCATCACATTCTTGAATCGCACGCCCGCGAATGGAAACGGCTGGAACAATGGAGACGTGACACTGAACTGGTCATGCGCTGATGCGATGTCGGGACCGGTCAACGCGACGATCACGCAGACTGTCACCACCGAAGGCGCGAATCAATCCTCCACTGCGAATTGCGTCGACAACGCCGGCAACACCGTGTCGGACACGCAAAGCGGAATCAACATCGACAAATCGGCGCCGGGCATCGTTGCGAGCCGCACGCCCGCCGCCAATGGCAACGGTTGGAACAATACCGATGTCACAGTTACCTTCACCGGTAGCGATAGCGGATCTGGGCTTGCATCCTGCACCGCGCCAGTGACTCTCAGCGCGGAAGGCGCGGGTCAATCAGCCACCGGAACATGCGCCGATCTCGCCGGAAACTCCAGCAGCACAACGGTCAACAACATCAACATCGACAAGACCGCGCCTACCGCCACCGCCACCGCATCTCCCGCGCCGAACGGCAACGGGTGGAATAACACCGATGTCACTGTCAGTTTCTCGGGCACGGATGGATTATCCGGCATCGATACCTGCGCATCGAATATTCTGCTCAACACAGAAGGCGCCGGGCAATCAGCCACCGGCACATGCGCCGACCTCGCCGGGAACGTCAGCGCGCCGGCAACCGCCAGCGGCATTAACATCGATAAGACCAACCCAGTCTTGAGCCTGCCTGCGAACATCATCGTGGAAGCGACCGGAGTCTCCGGCGCGGTTGTCAACTATTCCGCATCTGCCAGCGACAACCTCGACCCCGCCCCAACCTTTGGATGCTCGCAGAGTTCCGGCTCTACCTTCCCGCTCGGAATCACCACCGTCTCTTGCACCTCCACCGACCAGGCCGGTAATTCAAGCGTCGGCAGTTTCACCATCACCGTGCAAGATACAACCGCGCCGACCCTGCCCCTGCCTGCCGATATGACGGTCGAGGCGACCAGCGCCGCCGGCGCTGTGGTGAACTTCAGCGCCACCGCAAACGATATTGTGGATGGCGCATTGGCAGTCACATGCGCGCCGCCCTCCGGCAGCGCGTTCGCAATCGCCACCACCTCCGTAGCATGTTCCGCGTCCGATTCGAGCGGCAACGCCGTAAATGGAAGTTTCAACGTCACCGTGCAAGACACAACGCCTCCGGTCATTTCCCCGATGGCGAATATAGTAGTCGATACGTCCAGCAAACAGCTTGCGCCGATCTTCTACTCGACGCCAACCACGACCGACGCGGTGGATGGTCCCGGGGTGGCAACTTGCGTCCCGCCTTCCGGCTCCCTGTTCCCGCACGGCACGACCATTGTTACCTGCACTGCAATCGACAGCCACGGCAACACATCCTCGATCACCTTCGCTGTTCTTGTGGAATACATACCCAAGCCAGCCACGCCAAATAACGGATCGTTCGGTGGAGCCATCCTTGTCACCGGCGGCGCTCCGTTCGACCTGGACTGCGCCACGAAAGCCACCTTCTTTGGCATAACGCTCAAGTTCTACAACCTGTGCGATTACCAGGCTGTCATCAACACCATCGATGCAAGCGCCCTGCCGGCGGCGTTGCCAAACGGATTCACCCTCGTCAAAGGACTCGATATAGCCATCCTCAACGAGGGCAAACTCATCAAGCCGCTTCCCCAGAACACCGGCATTCAAATGGGCTTCCCGCTCCCCACAAGCGACGCCTCGAAATACACCGTCCTGCACTGGAATAATGGGCAATGGGAAGAGATCACCCAACCGCTCAGCGATGGCGCCATAGACAACGCGCTGGCAACCGACGCGCCGTTAGAACTGTACTCGCTGACATCCTCCAGCAACAGCGCGGCACAAGTGTTGACTACTGAACTGACGGGCGTCTTCGTACTCGTAGAAAAATAG
- the metG gene encoding methionine--tRNA ligase, translated as MPENILIAIAWPYANAEIHVGNITGSHLPGDIVARYHRLKGNNVLMVSGTDSHGTPVTLAADKEGKPVEDVYKKYHNGFLELFQGWGIAYDLFTTTHTENHFKVSQSIFLALQKNGFMFKQTSKQWYSPSARRFLPDRYVEGTCYICGFEGARSDQCDNCGNVLEPEKLINPRSREGGALELRDTEHFYLDLSKLEPDVKKFLKERADHMRDTVLGESLGKIEAEGLKPRPITRDLDWGIPVPVEGWEGKCLYVWFEAVIGYLSAPIEWSQLTRRKEAWREWWVNPNARQFHFIGKDNIFFHTSLWPAQLMGAGVAFGQIYSEEEYSLTLPFDVPANQFMNLEGKKISGSRNWAVWGRDALTRYDPDALRYYLTINMPENKDSDWDWAEFVARNNNELVATWGNLANRVLAFCYKHWEGHVPDVDSAALRDSDLSLLATIENGFATVGAEYEAARLRSALGETLKLATAVNVYLDVNAPWSAVKTDKDGAAKTIYTALKAIDSLKILFAPTLPFTSQRLHEFFGNETPLFGEQYTETVKDSLGDHTVLRYRPIAPLGESNATAPAWKPSELKPGQKLNQPSPLFKKLESSVIEEERARLGK; from the coding sequence ATGCCTGAAAATATCCTCATCGCCATAGCCTGGCCCTACGCCAATGCCGAAATCCACGTGGGCAACATCACCGGCTCGCACCTGCCCGGTGATATCGTCGCGCGCTACCACAGACTCAAAGGGAACAACGTGCTCATGGTCAGCGGCACCGATTCGCACGGAACCCCCGTCACGCTTGCCGCCGACAAAGAGGGCAAGCCTGTGGAGGACGTCTACAAAAAATACCACAACGGATTCCTTGAATTATTCCAGGGCTGGGGCATCGCCTACGACTTGTTCACCACAACGCACACGGAAAACCATTTCAAGGTGTCCCAGTCGATCTTCCTTGCCCTGCAAAAGAACGGGTTCATGTTCAAGCAAACCTCGAAGCAGTGGTACTCGCCTTCCGCAAGACGATTCCTCCCCGACCGTTATGTGGAAGGGACGTGTTACATCTGCGGTTTCGAGGGCGCGCGTTCCGATCAATGCGACAACTGCGGCAACGTGTTAGAACCCGAAAAGTTAATCAACCCACGCTCGCGCGAGGGCGGCGCGCTCGAGTTGCGCGATACCGAACATTTCTATCTCGACCTCTCGAAACTCGAACCCGATGTCAAGAAGTTCCTCAAAGAACGCGCCGACCACATGCGCGATACGGTGCTGGGCGAATCGTTGGGCAAGATCGAAGCCGAAGGACTCAAGCCGCGCCCGATCACCCGCGATCTCGATTGGGGCATCCCTGTCCCTGTGGAGGGCTGGGAAGGCAAATGCTTATACGTGTGGTTCGAAGCGGTCATCGGGTATCTCTCCGCGCCGATCGAGTGGAGTCAGTTAACCCGTCGGAAAGAAGCGTGGCGCGAGTGGTGGGTGAATCCCAACGCGCGACAATTCCACTTTATCGGCAAAGACAACATCTTCTTCCACACGTCGCTGTGGCCCGCCCAACTTATGGGCGCCGGCGTCGCATTCGGTCAAATTTATTCGGAAGAAGAATATTCGCTCACACTGCCATTCGACGTGCCCGCGAATCAATTCATGAATCTTGAAGGGAAAAAGATCAGCGGTTCGCGCAACTGGGCGGTCTGGGGACGCGACGCGTTGACGCGCTACGACCCCGACGCGTTGCGCTATTACCTCACGATCAACATGCCCGAGAACAAAGACAGCGATTGGGATTGGGCTGAGTTTGTGGCGCGCAACAACAACGAACTTGTGGCGACGTGGGGCAATCTTGCGAATCGCGTGCTCGCGTTTTGCTACAAACACTGGGAAGGGCATGTGCCAGACGTGGACTCCGCCGCGCTTCGCGACTCCGATTTGAGCCTGCTCGCCACCATCGAAAATGGTTTCGCCACCGTTGGCGCGGAGTACGAAGCCGCGCGCCTGCGTTCCGCGTTAGGCGAGACGTTAAAACTTGCCACTGCGGTAAATGTGTACCTCGATGTCAACGCGCCCTGGTCGGCGGTAAAAACTGACAAAGACGGCGCGGCGAAGACAATTTATACCGCCTTGAAAGCCATCGACTCGCTGAAGATCCTCTTCGCTCCCACGCTCCCCTTCACCTCGCAACGATTGCATGAATTCTTCGGCAATGAAACTCCGCTCTTTGGCGAACAATACACTGAAACGGTAAAAGATTCCCTTGGCGACCACACGGTGTTGAGGTATCGCCCCATTGCTCCCCTGGGTGAAAGTAACGCCACTGCCCCAGCATGGAAACCCAGTGAATTGAAGCCGGGACAGAAGTTGAATCAACCGAGCCCGTTGTTCAAAAAACTGGAATCAAGCGTAATCGAAGAGGAACGAGCGAGGCTGGGGAAATAA
- a CDS encoding DUF177 domain-containing protein, producing MTNPRKPFRINVGFIVHEEVGYSHEIPLEFDHVKLDDFEVSNLNGSARIGRTPQGLIVQGAFSGDTKLQCARCLKDFAQPLKWGFTELYAFDKDSASETGVLLPEDRQIDLAPMLREYALLEVPINPLHDEECKGLCIECGQDLNLKDCGHSQGNEDSPFSVLKKLL from the coding sequence ATGACCAATCCTCGCAAACCATTCCGCATCAATGTCGGCTTTATTGTCCATGAAGAAGTCGGCTATAGCCATGAAATCCCTCTCGAGTTCGATCATGTCAAGCTTGACGACTTCGAGGTGTCGAATCTCAACGGCTCCGCGCGCATCGGCCGCACCCCGCAGGGATTGATCGTGCAGGGCGCTTTTTCAGGCGACACAAAATTACAATGCGCGCGCTGTTTGAAAGATTTTGCCCAACCGCTCAAGTGGGGTTTCACCGAGTTGTACGCCTTCGACAAAGATTCAGCCAGCGAGACTGGCGTTTTGCTCCCTGAGGATCGTCAGATCGACCTGGCTCCGATGTTGCGCGAGTATGCCCTGCTTGAAGTGCCGATCAATCCTCTTCACGACGAGGAGTGCAAAGGCTTGTGCATCGAGTGCGGACAGGATTTGAACCTCAAAGATTGCGGGCACAGCCAGGGGAATGAGGATTCCCCGTTTTCAGTTCTGAAGAAATTGTTGTAG
- a CDS encoding polyprenyl synthetase family protein, whose protein sequence is MSATTFFTSVNEQLQFVEQRMREQAGDDQHPDLKSALEHLLSAGGKRIRPTLGLLVGNMLGAPEEKLITLGASVELLHTATLVHDDLIDGALLRRGIPTLNARWSPAATVLTGDFLFARAAKLAAETDYLPLMKLFSETLATIVNGELTQMFSARGIIDRDNYYNRIYAKTASLFEMSALAATMVATEDEEMRIAMKAFGYEVGMAFQIVDDILDFVGDQSTVGKPIGSDLLNGLVTLPAIYFAEANPHKEDVLSLPEGGWKDTARVQRLVDTIRESRAIGQAMDEARNAVGRALTALDIAPASPEKDALEDLAKFIVDRNI, encoded by the coding sequence ATGAGCGCAACCACTTTCTTCACCTCGGTAAACGAACAACTCCAATTCGTCGAACAGCGGATGCGCGAACAGGCTGGCGACGATCAGCACCCCGACTTAAAATCGGCGCTTGAGCATTTACTCTCCGCGGGAGGCAAACGCATCAGACCGACCTTGGGCCTGCTCGTCGGGAACATGCTTGGCGCGCCCGAAGAGAAATTGATCACCCTCGGCGCCTCCGTGGAGTTGCTCCACACTGCCACTCTCGTCCACGATGATCTAATTGACGGGGCATTGCTCCGCCGCGGAATACCGACGCTCAACGCGCGTTGGTCTCCCGCCGCGACCGTACTCACCGGCGACTTTCTGTTTGCGCGCGCCGCTAAACTCGCCGCCGAGACCGACTACCTGCCATTGATGAAACTCTTTTCTGAAACGCTTGCCACTATCGTCAACGGCGAATTGACGCAAATGTTCTCAGCCCGCGGGATCATCGACCGCGATAACTATTACAACCGCATTTACGCCAAGACCGCGTCGCTGTTCGAAATGTCCGCACTGGCGGCGACGATGGTTGCCACAGAGGATGAAGAAATGCGGATTGCCATGAAGGCGTTTGGCTACGAAGTGGGCATGGCGTTCCAGATCGTGGACGATATCCTTGATTTCGTCGGCGACCAATCCACGGTGGGTAAACCGATCGGCTCAGATTTATTGAACGGGCTGGTTACCCTGCCAGCCATTTATTTTGCGGAAGCAAACCCACATAAAGAAGACGTGTTGTCATTGCCCGAAGGCGGATGGAAAGATACCGCCCGCGTCCAACGGCTCGTGGATACGATCCGTGAAAGCCGCGCGATTGGGCAAGCGATGGATGAAGCGCGGAACGCCGTCGGACGGGCATTAACCGCCCTGGACATTGCGCCAGCCAGCCCGGAGAAAGACGCGCTCGAAGACCTGGCAAAGTTTATTGTCGATAGAAACATATAA
- a CDS encoding TatD family hydrolase yields MLTDTHCHLYLEQFAGDIDDVIRRATEAGVEKMLVPGMDLETSRQAVKLAESYSSIFAAVGYHPTDMQKFSAKDFDEICELAKHPKVAAIGEIGLDYYWVKEADKRMEQRRNLLPHLELANEVNKPVILHLREESDAEIGEATNDLFNTLELWYEKITALKPRPGVFHSFNGNLESAKRAMGMNFFIGITGPVTYKKNESQREIVRQLPLDRILIETDSPFQTPVPHRGKRNEPANVALIADKIAEVHRATRDTITEATTKNANRLFRWETHT; encoded by the coding sequence ATGCTCACAGATACCCACTGTCACCTGTATCTTGAACAATTCGCCGGGGATATTGATGATGTGATTCGGCGCGCAACAGAGGCAGGTGTAGAGAAGATGCTTGTGCCAGGCATGGACCTGGAGACCAGCCGCCAAGCCGTAAAACTGGCAGAATCATATTCATCTATTTTCGCCGCAGTTGGTTATCACCCCACCGATATGCAAAAATTCAGCGCAAAAGATTTCGATGAAATTTGCGAACTCGCTAAACATCCGAAAGTTGCCGCCATCGGCGAGATCGGGCTGGATTATTACTGGGTCAAAGAAGCCGACAAGCGAATGGAACAACGGCGCAATCTCCTCCCCCATCTTGAACTTGCGAATGAGGTGAACAAACCCGTCATCCTGCATCTGCGCGAAGAAAGCGACGCGGAAATCGGCGAGGCGACAAACGACTTGTTCAACACCCTTGAACTCTGGTACGAAAAAATCACCGCGCTGAAACCTCGCCCCGGTGTGTTTCACTCGTTCAACGGGAATCTTGAATCTGCGAAACGCGCGATGGGCATGAATTTTTTCATCGGCATCACGGGTCCCGTCACCTACAAAAAAAACGAATCACAGCGCGAGATCGTCCGTCAACTGCCGTTGGACCGAATCCTGATCGAAACCGATTCGCCGTTTCAGACACCGGTCCCACACCGCGGCAAGCGTAATGAGCCTGCAAACGTCGCGCTCATTGCTGATAAAATTGCGGAAGTCCATCGAGCGACGCGCGATACGATCACAGAAGCCACAACCAAGAACGCGAATCGCCTGTTCAGATGGGAGACCCACACATGA
- a CDS encoding phosphoglucomutase/phosphomannomutase family protein: protein MTYKISFGTDGWRGVIAEDYTFDNVRRAAQGFASYLIEKGFGGKWVVVGHDKRFASENFAAAVAEVLAGNGLNVYLTDGATPTPVIAFAVVDKKACGAVNITASHNPPTDNGFKVRDPNGGAIDPEGLSRIEALIPDSPSEAKRVPIQDAKRDGKVVVFDASEAYIKNLHKLVNIQRIKDAGFVVMMDAMWGNGAGWFTRLLEGGKTKVIEIHNERNPSFPEMKRPEPIRPNVDVGLKATVTNKADVLLITDGDADRCGIGDENGEFIDQLRVYALLALYLLEIRGERGDIVKTLSTTTMLNKLGKIYNVPVHETGVGFKYVAPKMIETNAMIGGEESGGYAFRNNVPERDGILGGLYFLDFMVQTGKKPTELLKMLFDKVGEHFYDRVDTPFSGDRKMREQKILDAKPQTIGGLKVTELVTVDGFQFKLEDGGWLLIRFSGTEPIMRVYCETTHKDKVKAILDDGLKVAGIK, encoded by the coding sequence ATGACATACAAAATTTCATTTGGCACAGACGGCTGGCGCGGGGTTATCGCCGAGGATTACACCTTCGATAACGTCCGACGCGCCGCGCAGGGATTCGCATCCTATCTCATCGAAAAGGGATTCGGCGGCAAGTGGGTCGTCGTTGGTCACGATAAACGATTCGCCTCGGAAAATTTCGCGGCGGCGGTTGCCGAAGTCTTAGCAGGCAACGGCTTGAATGTGTACCTCACCGACGGCGCGACACCGACACCTGTCATCGCGTTTGCGGTTGTGGATAAAAAAGCGTGCGGCGCGGTCAACATTACCGCGTCACACAACCCACCCACTGATAACGGATTCAAAGTCCGCGACCCGAACGGCGGGGCGATAGACCCCGAAGGGTTGAGTCGCATCGAAGCGTTGATCCCAGACTCCCCGTCGGAGGCGAAGCGGGTTCCCATCCAGGATGCGAAACGCGACGGCAAGGTTGTCGTCTTCGACGCATCCGAGGCGTACATCAAGAATCTCCACAAACTCGTGAACATTCAAAGAATCAAAGACGCGGGGTTTGTTGTGATGATGGATGCGATGTGGGGCAACGGCGCAGGTTGGTTTACGCGCTTGCTCGAGGGCGGCAAAACGAAAGTGATCGAAATTCATAACGAACGCAATCCGTCGTTCCCTGAAATGAAGCGACCTGAACCGATCCGCCCAAACGTGGATGTTGGGCTCAAGGCGACAGTGACGAACAAAGCGGATGTGTTATTGATCACTGACGGCGACGCGGATCGTTGCGGTATCGGCGATGAGAACGGCGAGTTCATTGACCAATTGCGAGTGTACGCATTGCTGGCGTTGTATCTGCTCGAAATTCGCGGCGAACGCGGCGACATTGTGAAGACTCTCTCCACAACAACGATGCTGAATAAACTTGGAAAAATTTACAACGTGCCAGTTCACGAAACAGGCGTGGGATTCAAATACGTGGCGCCAAAGATGATCGAAACGAACGCGATGATCGGCGGCGAAGAAAGCGGCGGATACGCATTCCGCAACAACGTCCCTGAACGCGATGGGATTCTCGGCGGTTTGTATTTTCTCGATTTCATGGTGCAGACGGGCAAGAAGCCGACCGAACTCTTGAAGATGCTCTTCGATAAAGTCGGCGAACATTTTTACGATCGCGTGGATACTCCGTTTTCAGGCGATCGCAAAATGCGCGAACAAAAGATTCTGGATGCAAAACCCCAAACCATCGGCGGTTTGAAAGTGACCGAACTCGTCACCGTGGACGGCTTCCAATTCAAACTTGAAGACGGCGGTTGGTTGCTCATCCGTTTCAGCGGCACGGAGCCGATCATGCGCGTGTATTGCGAAACGACTCATAAAGATAAAGTGAAAGCGATTCTCGATGACGGGCTGAAAGTGGCGGGGATAAAGTAA
- a CDS encoding helix-hairpin-helix domain-containing protein → MEKLLNFLNSADPNLLTTIPGVSRQIADDLVAARPFDSVESLLKVKGVNKKLISRIESTLEANQLEEQSSAITPVEEEGAFAPIPSQPVKEIPTADEKPSFGTRAGAALRSFVRALFRLIAILIVIGGIGAALYFGLPILRDRYIVPVEQNSVRVDQLESEVAELKNQLAEVNSRLDGIDSSIEAHTASIQKLEEMQTLLEKEMEENNEETLAKLNQEVMMTRALDTLARARLYLAQSNFGLAKEDVQSARDLLTELQSQTGDEAQAQAISRLDSALANLPAFPVVASGDLEIAWQILMTGNVAPTATPEPSPTVSATVEPTTEVTVTPTP, encoded by the coding sequence ATGGAAAAATTATTAAACTTCCTCAACTCGGCAGACCCCAATTTACTTACCACGATCCCCGGCGTAAGCCGCCAAATTGCGGATGACTTGGTCGCGGCGCGTCCGTTCGATTCTGTTGAATCATTACTAAAAGTAAAAGGGGTGAACAAGAAGTTAATCTCGCGCATCGAATCCACTTTGGAGGCGAATCAACTCGAGGAGCAATCCAGCGCGATCACTCCCGTGGAAGAAGAAGGAGCGTTTGCGCCCATCCCAAGCCAACCCGTGAAAGAAATTCCCACCGCCGACGAGAAACCCTCTTTTGGCACGCGCGCAGGAGCCGCCCTGCGTTCGTTCGTCCGCGCATTGTTCAGACTGATCGCCATCCTCATTGTCATTGGAGGGATTGGCGCGGCTTTATATTTCGGTTTGCCCATCCTGCGAGATCGATACATCGTCCCTGTGGAGCAAAACAGCGTCCGCGTGGATCAACTGGAAAGCGAAGTCGCAGAGTTGAAAAATCAATTAGCCGAAGTGAACAGCCGCCTTGATGGCATCGATTCCTCCATCGAGGCGCACACGGCATCTATACAAAAACTGGAAGAGATGCAAACCCTGCTTGAAAAGGAAATGGAAGAGAATAACGAAGAAACGCTGGCGAAGTTGAATCAAGAAGTGATGATGACCCGCGCGTTGGATACGCTCGCGCGCGCGCGGCTGTATCTTGCGCAGAGTAATTTCGGCTTGGCAAAAGAGGACGTCCAATCGGCGCGCGACTTGCTGACAGAGTTACAATCACAAACAGGCGATGAGGCGCAGGCGCAAGCCATCTCACGCCTCGACTCGGCGCTCGCCAATTTACCCGCTTTCCCCGTTGTCGCATCGGGCGATCTCGAAATCGCCTGGCAAATTTTGATGACGGGCAATGTTGCGCCAACGGCAACACCCGAACCAAGCCCGACGGTTTCGGCAACGGTTGAGCCAACAACAGAAGTAACAGTAACTCCAACACCATAA